A stretch of Macadamia integrifolia cultivar HAES 741 chromosome 7, SCU_Mint_v3, whole genome shotgun sequence DNA encodes these proteins:
- the LOC122083362 gene encoding uncharacterized protein LOC122083362 isoform X2, whose amino-acid sequence MDKPRELRRTKRSGHKLISALNGAGNADSPERSKKEKVKGSNHVGRGGSSSIEDSEMVGGSEGEEELRQPLQPLPPPTTGSSKRTKFPRKSFDECNGVDPTAVPRKLRSAMSKRTRESMSPPSLAAKKLCDTLNLNRIETPQINGVKKVKQGMKQVGGSDGYLKHPISGPITKDEEEVVETLYALARMVPDNPVGHQVDDKTSETKSSSLPEAKESSVPASEAPVEELKKLPLASNTTEASNTESLTGDPVVSNLTECTTPEQPSTDNQKFGIGSSGPPIHADLHRVPLLSKTGEMPFCNAERLRDPSELCPNTGLVQPEQHDNHLLKRRTENMFWPVTGIEVEQGQQHPINGTKDNVSCLACTEGGPVLWPGLYTAGLCVDGLHQSLQRPSSTKAPAWLDTATCSIRPSSAENIVSTEKVSPVVERNQSWKKCVAHVYISHLIQASRTADETGRLSIPSHQLKAKEGMQSGLVENSNPMTRDGLNGVISASTINVSPTKKTLNDQRLGIPLEKKIQQDKKEAATTSGMYAQQNQNCNFLSLASGDGGLEASYTDNINKKRGSILLGNGMEQPAQLHVPYLHSIVQHHPLLPFSMPHTRYSSSPYPDQLTAAATGQQVQVQHPQYLGSPFYGPPHLGHAGLVKQQQHPQSAHMWASQLATPYRSTGIPGSHLPKWHNGRPETTTPFIPCAQEIQPTTTHTSLEVGLGANCSPGQQQQHLFALSSSSSHRGKKQQHHLPSSYNQVGGGFHSESSSHKQLLCKAEHV is encoded by the exons ATGGACAAGCCCCGAGAGTTGAGACGTACTAAGCGATCTGGACACAAACTTATCTCCG CTCTGAACGGTGCAGGGAATGCGGATTCTCCGGAAAGATCGAAGAAGGAGAAAGTTAAAGGTTCCAATCACGTAGGCAGAGGCGGCAGTTCAAGCATCGAAGACAGCGAAATGGTCGGCGGTTCTGAAGGAGAAGAGGAGCTCCGCCAACCGCTGcaaccactgccaccaccaacTACTGGTAGTAGCAAGAGGACAAAGTTTCCCAGAAAG TCATTTGATGAATGCAATGGCGTTGATCCCACTGCTGTCCCACGGAAGCTACGGTCAG CTATGAGCAAGCGTACTCGTGAATCCATGTCACCACCTTCCCTGGCAGCAAAGAAGCTGTGTGATACCTTGAATTTAAATAGAATTGAAACACCCCAAATCAATGGTGTGAAGAAAGTGAAACAGGGGATG AAGCAAGTTGGTGGCTCAGACGGGTACTTGAAGCATCCCATCTCTGGACCTATTACTAAGGACGAGGAAGAAGTCGTGGAGACTTTGTATGCTTTGGCCAGAATGGTCCCCGACAACCCTGTTGGGCATCAAGTTGATGATAAAACTTCAGAAACTAAGTCTTCTTCATTGCCAGAGGCTAAAGAGAGCTCAGTGCCTGCCTCTGAAG CTCCAGTAGAGGAACTCAAGAAATTACCACTTGCCTCTAACACTACTGAGGCTAGCAATACAGAAAGCTTGACTGGAGATCCAGTAGTCAGCAACTTGACTGAGTGCACTACACCGGAGCAACCCTCCACTGATAACCAGAAGTTTGGTATAGGATCAAGTGGTCCTCCGATTCATGCCGATCTCCATAGGGTTCCTTTGTTGTCTAAGACTGGTGAAATGCCATTTTGCAATGCTGAGAGATTGAGAGATCCATCTGAACTATGCCCAAATACTGG ATTGGTACAGCCAGAACAACATGATAACCATCTTCTTAAGAGAAGAACAGAGAACATGTTTTGGCCT GTTACAGGTATTGAAGTGGAACAGGGACAACAGCATCCTATTAATGGGACCAAAGACAATGTGTCGTGTCTTGCATGTACAGAAG GGGGTCCAGTTCTGTGGCCTGGTTTGTATACAGCAGGATTATGTGTTGATGGGCTTCATCAGTCTTTACAACG GCCCTCTTCAACCAAAGCCCCAGCTTGGCTTGATACAGCCACTTGTTCCATTAGACCCAGCTCTGCAGAAAATATTGTTTCGACTGAAAAG GTTTCACCAGTGGTTGAGAGAAACCAGTCTTGGAAGAAATGTGTAGCTCATGTCTACATAAGCCATCTAATACAGGCATCCCGAACTGCTGATGAGACTGGTAGGTTGTCAATTCCTTCTCATCAATTGAAAGCAAAGGAAGGAATGCAGTCAGGTCTTGTGGAAAACAGCAATCCTATGACGAGAGATGGTTTGAATGGGGTTATCTCTGCCAGCACCATTAATGTTTCTCCTACTAAGAAGACTCTGAATGATCAGAGACTTGGTATTCCATTGGAGAAGAAGATCCAGCAAGATAAAAAAGAGGCTGCTACAACATCTGGGATGTATGCTCAGCAGAATCAG AATTGTAATTTTTTGTCCTTGGCATCTGGTGATGGTGGCTTAGAAGCTAGTTATACCGACAATATTAACAAGAAGAGGGGAAGTATTCTACTAGGGAATGGAATGGAGCAACCTGCACAACTGCATGTTCCTTACCTACATTCAATTGTCCAGCACCATCCACTCTTGCCTTTCTCCATGCCGCATACTCGTTATTCCTCTAGTCCTTATCCGGACCAGCtcacagcagcagcaacaggaCAGCAG GTCCAAGTGCAACACCCTCAATATTTGGGCAGTCCATTCTATGGGCCACCTCATTTGGGTCATGCGGGCCTAGTGAAACAGCAGCAACACCCGCAATCAGCTCATATGTGGGCATCCCAGCTGGCAACACCCTATAGATCCACGGGAATTCCTGGGTCCCATTTGCCCAAATGGCACAATGGGAGACCGGAGACTACTACCCCTTTCATCCCTTGTGCTCAAGAAATCCAGCCTACAACTACACACACTTCATTAGAAGTGGGACTCGGTGCCAACTGCTCTCCTGGCCAACAGCAACAGCACCTCTTTGCCCTGTCTTCATCATCCTCCCACAGAGGAAAGAAGCAGCAGCACCACCTTCCAAGCAGCTATAACCAGGTTGGTGGTGGGTTCCATTCGGAGAGCTCATCTCACAAGCAGTTGCTTTGCAAAGCTGAGCATGTGTAA
- the LOC122083362 gene encoding uncharacterized protein LOC122083362 isoform X3, with the protein MDKPRELRRTKRSGHKLISGKGNADSPERSKKEKVKGSNHVGRGGSSSIEDSEMVGGSEGEEELRQPLQPLPPPTTGSSKRTKFPRKSFDECNGVDPTAVPRKLRSAMSKRTRESMSPPSLAAKKLCDTLNLNRIETPQINGVKKVKQGMKQVGGSDGYLKHPISGPITKDEEEVVETLYALARMVPDNPVGHQVDDKTSETKSSSLPEAKESSVPASEAPVEELKKLPLASNTTEASNTESLTGDPVVSNLTECTTPEQPSTDNQKFGIGSSGPPIHADLHRVPLLSKTGEMPFCNAERLRDPSELCPNTGLVQPEQHDNHLLKRRTENMFWPVTGIEVEQGQQHPINGTKDNVSCLACTEGGPVLWPGLYTAGLCVDGLHQSLQRPSSTKAPAWLDTATCSIRPSSAENIVSTEKVSPVVERNQSWKKCVAHVYISHLIQASRTADETGRLSIPSHQLKAKEGMQSGLVENSNPMTRDGLNGVISASTINVSPTKKTLNDQRLGIPLEKKIQQDKKEAATTSGMYAQQNQNCNFLSLASGDGGLEASYTDNINKKRGSILLGNGMEQPAQLHVPYLHSIVQHHPLLPFSMPHTRYSSSPYPDQLTAAATGQQVQVQHPQYLGSPFYGPPHLGHAGLVKQQQHPQSAHMWASQLATPYRSTGIPGSHLPKWHNGRPETTTPFIPCAQEIQPTTTHTSLEVGLGANCSPGQQQQHLFALSSSSSHRGKKQQHHLPSSYNQVGGGFHSESSSHKQLLCKAEHV; encoded by the exons ATGGACAAGCCCCGAGAGTTGAGACGTACTAAGCGATCTGGACACAAACTTATCTCCGGTAAGG GGAATGCGGATTCTCCGGAAAGATCGAAGAAGGAGAAAGTTAAAGGTTCCAATCACGTAGGCAGAGGCGGCAGTTCAAGCATCGAAGACAGCGAAATGGTCGGCGGTTCTGAAGGAGAAGAGGAGCTCCGCCAACCGCTGcaaccactgccaccaccaacTACTGGTAGTAGCAAGAGGACAAAGTTTCCCAGAAAG TCATTTGATGAATGCAATGGCGTTGATCCCACTGCTGTCCCACGGAAGCTACGGTCAG CTATGAGCAAGCGTACTCGTGAATCCATGTCACCACCTTCCCTGGCAGCAAAGAAGCTGTGTGATACCTTGAATTTAAATAGAATTGAAACACCCCAAATCAATGGTGTGAAGAAAGTGAAACAGGGGATG AAGCAAGTTGGTGGCTCAGACGGGTACTTGAAGCATCCCATCTCTGGACCTATTACTAAGGACGAGGAAGAAGTCGTGGAGACTTTGTATGCTTTGGCCAGAATGGTCCCCGACAACCCTGTTGGGCATCAAGTTGATGATAAAACTTCAGAAACTAAGTCTTCTTCATTGCCAGAGGCTAAAGAGAGCTCAGTGCCTGCCTCTGAAG CTCCAGTAGAGGAACTCAAGAAATTACCACTTGCCTCTAACACTACTGAGGCTAGCAATACAGAAAGCTTGACTGGAGATCCAGTAGTCAGCAACTTGACTGAGTGCACTACACCGGAGCAACCCTCCACTGATAACCAGAAGTTTGGTATAGGATCAAGTGGTCCTCCGATTCATGCCGATCTCCATAGGGTTCCTTTGTTGTCTAAGACTGGTGAAATGCCATTTTGCAATGCTGAGAGATTGAGAGATCCATCTGAACTATGCCCAAATACTGG ATTGGTACAGCCAGAACAACATGATAACCATCTTCTTAAGAGAAGAACAGAGAACATGTTTTGGCCT GTTACAGGTATTGAAGTGGAACAGGGACAACAGCATCCTATTAATGGGACCAAAGACAATGTGTCGTGTCTTGCATGTACAGAAG GGGGTCCAGTTCTGTGGCCTGGTTTGTATACAGCAGGATTATGTGTTGATGGGCTTCATCAGTCTTTACAACG GCCCTCTTCAACCAAAGCCCCAGCTTGGCTTGATACAGCCACTTGTTCCATTAGACCCAGCTCTGCAGAAAATATTGTTTCGACTGAAAAG GTTTCACCAGTGGTTGAGAGAAACCAGTCTTGGAAGAAATGTGTAGCTCATGTCTACATAAGCCATCTAATACAGGCATCCCGAACTGCTGATGAGACTGGTAGGTTGTCAATTCCTTCTCATCAATTGAAAGCAAAGGAAGGAATGCAGTCAGGTCTTGTGGAAAACAGCAATCCTATGACGAGAGATGGTTTGAATGGGGTTATCTCTGCCAGCACCATTAATGTTTCTCCTACTAAGAAGACTCTGAATGATCAGAGACTTGGTATTCCATTGGAGAAGAAGATCCAGCAAGATAAAAAAGAGGCTGCTACAACATCTGGGATGTATGCTCAGCAGAATCAG AATTGTAATTTTTTGTCCTTGGCATCTGGTGATGGTGGCTTAGAAGCTAGTTATACCGACAATATTAACAAGAAGAGGGGAAGTATTCTACTAGGGAATGGAATGGAGCAACCTGCACAACTGCATGTTCCTTACCTACATTCAATTGTCCAGCACCATCCACTCTTGCCTTTCTCCATGCCGCATACTCGTTATTCCTCTAGTCCTTATCCGGACCAGCtcacagcagcagcaacaggaCAGCAG GTCCAAGTGCAACACCCTCAATATTTGGGCAGTCCATTCTATGGGCCACCTCATTTGGGTCATGCGGGCCTAGTGAAACAGCAGCAACACCCGCAATCAGCTCATATGTGGGCATCCCAGCTGGCAACACCCTATAGATCCACGGGAATTCCTGGGTCCCATTTGCCCAAATGGCACAATGGGAGACCGGAGACTACTACCCCTTTCATCCCTTGTGCTCAAGAAATCCAGCCTACAACTACACACACTTCATTAGAAGTGGGACTCGGTGCCAACTGCTCTCCTGGCCAACAGCAACAGCACCTCTTTGCCCTGTCTTCATCATCCTCCCACAGAGGAAAGAAGCAGCAGCACCACCTTCCAAGCAGCTATAACCAGGTTGGTGGTGGGTTCCATTCGGAGAGCTCATCTCACAAGCAGTTGCTTTGCAAAGCTGAGCATGTGTAA
- the LOC122083362 gene encoding uncharacterized protein LOC122083362 isoform X1 gives MDKPRELRRTKRSGHKLISGKALNGAGNADSPERSKKEKVKGSNHVGRGGSSSIEDSEMVGGSEGEEELRQPLQPLPPPTTGSSKRTKFPRKSFDECNGVDPTAVPRKLRSAMSKRTRESMSPPSLAAKKLCDTLNLNRIETPQINGVKKVKQGMKQVGGSDGYLKHPISGPITKDEEEVVETLYALARMVPDNPVGHQVDDKTSETKSSSLPEAKESSVPASEAPVEELKKLPLASNTTEASNTESLTGDPVVSNLTECTTPEQPSTDNQKFGIGSSGPPIHADLHRVPLLSKTGEMPFCNAERLRDPSELCPNTGLVQPEQHDNHLLKRRTENMFWPVTGIEVEQGQQHPINGTKDNVSCLACTEGGPVLWPGLYTAGLCVDGLHQSLQRPSSTKAPAWLDTATCSIRPSSAENIVSTEKVSPVVERNQSWKKCVAHVYISHLIQASRTADETGRLSIPSHQLKAKEGMQSGLVENSNPMTRDGLNGVISASTINVSPTKKTLNDQRLGIPLEKKIQQDKKEAATTSGMYAQQNQNCNFLSLASGDGGLEASYTDNINKKRGSILLGNGMEQPAQLHVPYLHSIVQHHPLLPFSMPHTRYSSSPYPDQLTAAATGQQVQVQHPQYLGSPFYGPPHLGHAGLVKQQQHPQSAHMWASQLATPYRSTGIPGSHLPKWHNGRPETTTPFIPCAQEIQPTTTHTSLEVGLGANCSPGQQQQHLFALSSSSSHRGKKQQHHLPSSYNQVGGGFHSESSSHKQLLCKAEHV, from the exons ATGGACAAGCCCCGAGAGTTGAGACGTACTAAGCGATCTGGACACAAACTTATCTCCGGTAAGG CTCTGAACGGTGCAGGGAATGCGGATTCTCCGGAAAGATCGAAGAAGGAGAAAGTTAAAGGTTCCAATCACGTAGGCAGAGGCGGCAGTTCAAGCATCGAAGACAGCGAAATGGTCGGCGGTTCTGAAGGAGAAGAGGAGCTCCGCCAACCGCTGcaaccactgccaccaccaacTACTGGTAGTAGCAAGAGGACAAAGTTTCCCAGAAAG TCATTTGATGAATGCAATGGCGTTGATCCCACTGCTGTCCCACGGAAGCTACGGTCAG CTATGAGCAAGCGTACTCGTGAATCCATGTCACCACCTTCCCTGGCAGCAAAGAAGCTGTGTGATACCTTGAATTTAAATAGAATTGAAACACCCCAAATCAATGGTGTGAAGAAAGTGAAACAGGGGATG AAGCAAGTTGGTGGCTCAGACGGGTACTTGAAGCATCCCATCTCTGGACCTATTACTAAGGACGAGGAAGAAGTCGTGGAGACTTTGTATGCTTTGGCCAGAATGGTCCCCGACAACCCTGTTGGGCATCAAGTTGATGATAAAACTTCAGAAACTAAGTCTTCTTCATTGCCAGAGGCTAAAGAGAGCTCAGTGCCTGCCTCTGAAG CTCCAGTAGAGGAACTCAAGAAATTACCACTTGCCTCTAACACTACTGAGGCTAGCAATACAGAAAGCTTGACTGGAGATCCAGTAGTCAGCAACTTGACTGAGTGCACTACACCGGAGCAACCCTCCACTGATAACCAGAAGTTTGGTATAGGATCAAGTGGTCCTCCGATTCATGCCGATCTCCATAGGGTTCCTTTGTTGTCTAAGACTGGTGAAATGCCATTTTGCAATGCTGAGAGATTGAGAGATCCATCTGAACTATGCCCAAATACTGG ATTGGTACAGCCAGAACAACATGATAACCATCTTCTTAAGAGAAGAACAGAGAACATGTTTTGGCCT GTTACAGGTATTGAAGTGGAACAGGGACAACAGCATCCTATTAATGGGACCAAAGACAATGTGTCGTGTCTTGCATGTACAGAAG GGGGTCCAGTTCTGTGGCCTGGTTTGTATACAGCAGGATTATGTGTTGATGGGCTTCATCAGTCTTTACAACG GCCCTCTTCAACCAAAGCCCCAGCTTGGCTTGATACAGCCACTTGTTCCATTAGACCCAGCTCTGCAGAAAATATTGTTTCGACTGAAAAG GTTTCACCAGTGGTTGAGAGAAACCAGTCTTGGAAGAAATGTGTAGCTCATGTCTACATAAGCCATCTAATACAGGCATCCCGAACTGCTGATGAGACTGGTAGGTTGTCAATTCCTTCTCATCAATTGAAAGCAAAGGAAGGAATGCAGTCAGGTCTTGTGGAAAACAGCAATCCTATGACGAGAGATGGTTTGAATGGGGTTATCTCTGCCAGCACCATTAATGTTTCTCCTACTAAGAAGACTCTGAATGATCAGAGACTTGGTATTCCATTGGAGAAGAAGATCCAGCAAGATAAAAAAGAGGCTGCTACAACATCTGGGATGTATGCTCAGCAGAATCAG AATTGTAATTTTTTGTCCTTGGCATCTGGTGATGGTGGCTTAGAAGCTAGTTATACCGACAATATTAACAAGAAGAGGGGAAGTATTCTACTAGGGAATGGAATGGAGCAACCTGCACAACTGCATGTTCCTTACCTACATTCAATTGTCCAGCACCATCCACTCTTGCCTTTCTCCATGCCGCATACTCGTTATTCCTCTAGTCCTTATCCGGACCAGCtcacagcagcagcaacaggaCAGCAG GTCCAAGTGCAACACCCTCAATATTTGGGCAGTCCATTCTATGGGCCACCTCATTTGGGTCATGCGGGCCTAGTGAAACAGCAGCAACACCCGCAATCAGCTCATATGTGGGCATCCCAGCTGGCAACACCCTATAGATCCACGGGAATTCCTGGGTCCCATTTGCCCAAATGGCACAATGGGAGACCGGAGACTACTACCCCTTTCATCCCTTGTGCTCAAGAAATCCAGCCTACAACTACACACACTTCATTAGAAGTGGGACTCGGTGCCAACTGCTCTCCTGGCCAACAGCAACAGCACCTCTTTGCCCTGTCTTCATCATCCTCCCACAGAGGAAAGAAGCAGCAGCACCACCTTCCAAGCAGCTATAACCAGGTTGGTGGTGGGTTCCATTCGGAGAGCTCATCTCACAAGCAGTTGCTTTGCAAAGCTGAGCATGTGTAA
- the LOC122083362 gene encoding uncharacterized protein LOC122083362 isoform X4: MDKPRELRRTKRSGHKLISGNADSPERSKKEKVKGSNHVGRGGSSSIEDSEMVGGSEGEEELRQPLQPLPPPTTGSSKRTKFPRKSFDECNGVDPTAVPRKLRSAMSKRTRESMSPPSLAAKKLCDTLNLNRIETPQINGVKKVKQGMKQVGGSDGYLKHPISGPITKDEEEVVETLYALARMVPDNPVGHQVDDKTSETKSSSLPEAKESSVPASEAPVEELKKLPLASNTTEASNTESLTGDPVVSNLTECTTPEQPSTDNQKFGIGSSGPPIHADLHRVPLLSKTGEMPFCNAERLRDPSELCPNTGLVQPEQHDNHLLKRRTENMFWPVTGIEVEQGQQHPINGTKDNVSCLACTEGGPVLWPGLYTAGLCVDGLHQSLQRPSSTKAPAWLDTATCSIRPSSAENIVSTEKVSPVVERNQSWKKCVAHVYISHLIQASRTADETGRLSIPSHQLKAKEGMQSGLVENSNPMTRDGLNGVISASTINVSPTKKTLNDQRLGIPLEKKIQQDKKEAATTSGMYAQQNQNCNFLSLASGDGGLEASYTDNINKKRGSILLGNGMEQPAQLHVPYLHSIVQHHPLLPFSMPHTRYSSSPYPDQLTAAATGQQVQVQHPQYLGSPFYGPPHLGHAGLVKQQQHPQSAHMWASQLATPYRSTGIPGSHLPKWHNGRPETTTPFIPCAQEIQPTTTHTSLEVGLGANCSPGQQQQHLFALSSSSSHRGKKQQHHLPSSYNQVGGGFHSESSSHKQLLCKAEHV, encoded by the exons ATGGACAAGCCCCGAGAGTTGAGACGTACTAAGCGATCTGGACACAAACTTATCTCCG GGAATGCGGATTCTCCGGAAAGATCGAAGAAGGAGAAAGTTAAAGGTTCCAATCACGTAGGCAGAGGCGGCAGTTCAAGCATCGAAGACAGCGAAATGGTCGGCGGTTCTGAAGGAGAAGAGGAGCTCCGCCAACCGCTGcaaccactgccaccaccaacTACTGGTAGTAGCAAGAGGACAAAGTTTCCCAGAAAG TCATTTGATGAATGCAATGGCGTTGATCCCACTGCTGTCCCACGGAAGCTACGGTCAG CTATGAGCAAGCGTACTCGTGAATCCATGTCACCACCTTCCCTGGCAGCAAAGAAGCTGTGTGATACCTTGAATTTAAATAGAATTGAAACACCCCAAATCAATGGTGTGAAGAAAGTGAAACAGGGGATG AAGCAAGTTGGTGGCTCAGACGGGTACTTGAAGCATCCCATCTCTGGACCTATTACTAAGGACGAGGAAGAAGTCGTGGAGACTTTGTATGCTTTGGCCAGAATGGTCCCCGACAACCCTGTTGGGCATCAAGTTGATGATAAAACTTCAGAAACTAAGTCTTCTTCATTGCCAGAGGCTAAAGAGAGCTCAGTGCCTGCCTCTGAAG CTCCAGTAGAGGAACTCAAGAAATTACCACTTGCCTCTAACACTACTGAGGCTAGCAATACAGAAAGCTTGACTGGAGATCCAGTAGTCAGCAACTTGACTGAGTGCACTACACCGGAGCAACCCTCCACTGATAACCAGAAGTTTGGTATAGGATCAAGTGGTCCTCCGATTCATGCCGATCTCCATAGGGTTCCTTTGTTGTCTAAGACTGGTGAAATGCCATTTTGCAATGCTGAGAGATTGAGAGATCCATCTGAACTATGCCCAAATACTGG ATTGGTACAGCCAGAACAACATGATAACCATCTTCTTAAGAGAAGAACAGAGAACATGTTTTGGCCT GTTACAGGTATTGAAGTGGAACAGGGACAACAGCATCCTATTAATGGGACCAAAGACAATGTGTCGTGTCTTGCATGTACAGAAG GGGGTCCAGTTCTGTGGCCTGGTTTGTATACAGCAGGATTATGTGTTGATGGGCTTCATCAGTCTTTACAACG GCCCTCTTCAACCAAAGCCCCAGCTTGGCTTGATACAGCCACTTGTTCCATTAGACCCAGCTCTGCAGAAAATATTGTTTCGACTGAAAAG GTTTCACCAGTGGTTGAGAGAAACCAGTCTTGGAAGAAATGTGTAGCTCATGTCTACATAAGCCATCTAATACAGGCATCCCGAACTGCTGATGAGACTGGTAGGTTGTCAATTCCTTCTCATCAATTGAAAGCAAAGGAAGGAATGCAGTCAGGTCTTGTGGAAAACAGCAATCCTATGACGAGAGATGGTTTGAATGGGGTTATCTCTGCCAGCACCATTAATGTTTCTCCTACTAAGAAGACTCTGAATGATCAGAGACTTGGTATTCCATTGGAGAAGAAGATCCAGCAAGATAAAAAAGAGGCTGCTACAACATCTGGGATGTATGCTCAGCAGAATCAG AATTGTAATTTTTTGTCCTTGGCATCTGGTGATGGTGGCTTAGAAGCTAGTTATACCGACAATATTAACAAGAAGAGGGGAAGTATTCTACTAGGGAATGGAATGGAGCAACCTGCACAACTGCATGTTCCTTACCTACATTCAATTGTCCAGCACCATCCACTCTTGCCTTTCTCCATGCCGCATACTCGTTATTCCTCTAGTCCTTATCCGGACCAGCtcacagcagcagcaacaggaCAGCAG GTCCAAGTGCAACACCCTCAATATTTGGGCAGTCCATTCTATGGGCCACCTCATTTGGGTCATGCGGGCCTAGTGAAACAGCAGCAACACCCGCAATCAGCTCATATGTGGGCATCCCAGCTGGCAACACCCTATAGATCCACGGGAATTCCTGGGTCCCATTTGCCCAAATGGCACAATGGGAGACCGGAGACTACTACCCCTTTCATCCCTTGTGCTCAAGAAATCCAGCCTACAACTACACACACTTCATTAGAAGTGGGACTCGGTGCCAACTGCTCTCCTGGCCAACAGCAACAGCACCTCTTTGCCCTGTCTTCATCATCCTCCCACAGAGGAAAGAAGCAGCAGCACCACCTTCCAAGCAGCTATAACCAGGTTGGTGGTGGGTTCCATTCGGAGAGCTCATCTCACAAGCAGTTGCTTTGCAAAGCTGAGCATGTGTAA